One Halioglobus japonicus DNA segment encodes these proteins:
- a CDS encoding NrdJb — MSKKIDKKIVGFQVKSEEDKQQEVESNIVQMHEKVSRPEQLEGATYKIKTPLSDHALYLTINDIILNPGTDHELRRPFEVFINSKNMDHFQWIVALTRVLSAVFRKGGDCTFLVEELKAVFDPQGGYFKSGGRFMPSLVAEIGWAIEDHLQNIGLLEAPGLSDHQKKILDEKKAEYEAKTGDDGANTEFPASAELCKKCSVKAVILMDGCMTCLNCGDSKCG, encoded by the coding sequence ATGAGCAAGAAAATAGACAAAAAAATCGTCGGCTTCCAGGTGAAGTCCGAAGAAGACAAGCAACAGGAAGTCGAAAGCAATATCGTGCAGATGCACGAAAAAGTGTCGCGCCCCGAACAGCTCGAAGGCGCGACTTACAAGATCAAGACCCCGCTGTCTGATCACGCCCTGTACCTGACCATTAATGACATCATCCTCAATCCGGGGACAGACCACGAATTGCGTCGCCCCTTCGAGGTGTTCATTAATTCCAAGAACATGGATCACTTCCAGTGGATTGTGGCCCTGACCCGGGTCCTCTCGGCAGTTTTCCGCAAGGGCGGCGACTGCACCTTCCTGGTAGAAGAGCTGAAGGCGGTGTTCGATCCGCAGGGCGGATACTTCAAATCGGGCGGACGTTTTATGCCGTCGCTGGTCGCTGAAATCGGCTGGGCGATTGAAGACCACCTGCAGAATATCGGCCTGCTGGAAGCACCCGGTCTCAGCGATCACCAGAAAAAAATTCTTGATGAGAAGAAAGCTGAATACGAAGCCAAGACCGGCGACGACGGTGCCAACACCGAGTTTCCCGCCAGTGCTGAGCTGTGCAAAAAGTGCAGTGTGAAGGCTGTCATCCTGATGGATGGCTGCATGACCTGCCTCAACTGTGGCGATTCCAAGTGCGGTTAA
- a CDS encoding 5'/3'-nucleotidase SurE, translating to MKLKSLLLGAGLALGSLNASALNIVLTNDDGWSTPGIQAMYQVLTEAGHTVVLSGPLDGQSGSAAGFNIGGLEITKEAENQYSVAVAGGETGAEPATSGIVGMQILTEMTGGQAPDLLISGINDGANVAGATTFSGTVGAAIASISYLNGQSVPAIAISADEHCDEELPLEESTCIEVAEFTLSYLNHLLERPAYVNGDDALIPNLRALNINYPAGTPMGVMTARQGLQPLLGGRAIGLEWGCSTSCAELEVGETAEGGILGTIDFSDFEDIDEADSVYFSQGYITVVPIRGSYDGGAQGLKNYLNTYDY from the coding sequence ATGAAACTTAAATCACTTCTTCTCGGCGCTGGTTTGGCGCTGGGCTCCCTCAATGCATCCGCACTGAACATTGTGCTCACCAATGACGATGGCTGGTCTACACCGGGTATCCAGGCCATGTATCAGGTGCTGACTGAAGCCGGCCACACGGTGGTATTGTCCGGCCCCCTCGATGGCCAAAGCGGCAGCGCCGCAGGCTTTAATATTGGTGGTCTGGAAATCACCAAGGAGGCTGAAAACCAGTATTCCGTGGCCGTTGCGGGTGGTGAGACTGGAGCTGAACCTGCCACCTCTGGCATTGTCGGTATGCAGATTCTCACCGAGATGACCGGTGGCCAGGCGCCTGACCTGCTTATCTCCGGGATTAACGACGGCGCCAATGTCGCCGGCGCAACGACTTTCTCCGGTACCGTTGGTGCGGCGATTGCCTCGATCTCCTATCTTAATGGGCAGAGTGTGCCGGCGATTGCTATCAGTGCCGATGAGCACTGCGACGAGGAGCTGCCACTGGAGGAGTCGACCTGCATTGAGGTGGCTGAATTCACTCTGAGCTACCTGAATCACCTGCTGGAGCGGCCCGCCTATGTCAACGGTGACGACGCCTTGATTCCGAATCTGCGTGCATTGAACATTAACTATCCTGCCGGTACGCCCATGGGGGTGATGACTGCGCGCCAGGGCCTGCAGCCCTTGCTGGGCGGTCGTGCGATCGGGCTTGAGTGGGGCTGCAGCACCAGCTGTGCTGAACTGGAAGTAGGTGAAACTGCCGAGGGCGGTATTCTCGGTACCATTGATTTCAGTGACTTTGAAGACATTGATGAGGCGGATTCTGTTTACTTCTCCCAGGGTTATATCACTGTGGTGCCGATTCGCGGCAGCTATGACGGTGGCGCCCAGGGATTGAAAAACTACCTCAATACCTACGACTACTAA
- a CDS encoding SDR family NAD(P)-dependent oxidoreductase, whose product MTHTQQAMVTGASSGVGWTFASRLADAGYAVCVVARREDRLK is encoded by the coding sequence ATGACTCACACACAACAAGCCATGGTAACGGGTGCAAGCTCTGGCGTCGGCTGGACCTTTGCGTCGCGCCTGGCTGATGCGGGATATGCGGTGTGTGTCGTGGCCCGGCGTGAAGACCGGCTCAAGTAG
- a CDS encoding phospholipase D family protein — protein sequence MKATESAPSHNPTRLITACLVLFLSACASLPDDVQRTASYAIADIDGTRLHSDLQDVIDANPDKSGFYTLMAGEDAFITRWALIQQADRTLDMQYYIWHQDLTGSLMMHQLAEAARRGVRVRLLLDDLDTAGKDPTLRVLDAMDNLEIRVFNPFANRDNRLDDMLTDTARINHRMHNKTLTADGIATIFGGRNIGDEYFAADSELFFSDMDALAVGPIAAEVGSQFDLYWNSGHAYPIGEFYDDLPTEQDIEYYHIRADAQLELARRTPYAAAVKQMKLAQTRHFAELNYNWSDWVLAYDLPEKADGGKPDRDVLLAPKLKEGLDAAEEDLLIISPYFIPGEEFTDYLIQRVADGVRVRILTNSLLSNDVPAVHAGYIRYRQDLVEGGVELYELRADLGAREDAGSDAVESEKSSLHAKFMVFDERWLWVGSYNIDGRSTIYNTELGAYFVSAEVAAGQSKNFDEQIIKYAFRVELDDDGNLQWVTRRDGVEEVLDEEPDTTWLQRVTTGTLKLIVPEKLF from the coding sequence ATGAAAGCCACAGAAAGCGCACCCTCCCATAACCCCACGCGCCTTATCACTGCCTGTCTGGTCCTGTTCCTCAGCGCCTGCGCCAGCCTGCCCGACGACGTTCAGCGCACGGCCAGTTACGCCATTGCCGATATCGACGGCACTCGGCTGCACAGCGACCTACAGGACGTCATCGATGCCAACCCGGATAAATCAGGCTTCTATACCTTAATGGCCGGCGAGGACGCCTTCATCACCCGCTGGGCGCTGATCCAACAGGCAGACCGCACTCTCGATATGCAGTACTACATCTGGCATCAGGACCTCACAGGAAGCCTGATGATGCACCAGCTGGCAGAAGCCGCTCGCCGTGGCGTGCGCGTGAGGCTGCTGCTGGACGATCTGGATACAGCGGGCAAAGACCCAACATTGCGGGTTCTGGACGCCATGGATAACCTCGAAATACGCGTGTTCAACCCATTCGCCAACCGGGACAACCGGCTCGATGACATGCTCACCGACACCGCGCGTATCAACCACCGGATGCACAACAAAACCCTCACCGCCGATGGGATTGCGACCATTTTTGGCGGGCGCAATATCGGCGACGAATATTTCGCAGCAGACAGCGAATTGTTTTTCAGCGACATGGACGCCCTGGCTGTGGGCCCTATTGCCGCAGAGGTAGGCAGCCAGTTTGACCTGTACTGGAACAGCGGCCACGCCTACCCCATCGGCGAATTTTACGACGACCTGCCCACCGAACAGGACATCGAGTACTACCACATCCGCGCAGACGCCCAACTGGAGCTGGCCAGACGCACACCGTATGCAGCGGCGGTAAAACAGATGAAGCTTGCCCAGACGCGCCACTTCGCCGAACTCAATTACAACTGGTCGGATTGGGTGCTCGCTTACGACCTGCCGGAGAAAGCCGATGGTGGTAAGCCCGACCGCGACGTGCTGCTGGCACCCAAGCTCAAGGAGGGACTGGACGCAGCCGAGGAAGATCTGCTGATCATCTCACCCTACTTTATTCCCGGCGAGGAATTCACCGACTATCTCATACAGCGCGTGGCCGACGGAGTCAGGGTTCGTATTCTCACCAATTCCCTGTTGTCCAACGACGTCCCGGCTGTGCATGCTGGTTACATCCGCTACAGGCAGGACCTGGTTGAAGGTGGGGTCGAACTCTACGAACTGCGGGCCGATCTCGGCGCACGGGAGGATGCGGGCAGCGACGCCGTTGAATCAGAGAAAAGCAGCCTGCACGCCAAGTTCATGGTGTTCGATGAGAGGTGGCTGTGGGTGGGTTCGTATAACATCGATGGCCGCTCAACCATTTATAATACCGAGTTGGGGGCCTACTTCGTCAGCGCCGAGGTTGCGGCCGGCCAATCGAAGAACTTTGATGAGCAAATCATCAAGTACGCCTTCAGGGTTGAACTCGATGACGACGGCAACCTGCAATGGGTGACTCGCCGTGATGGCGTCGAAGAAGTACTAGATGAAGAACCGGATACGACCTGGCTACAGCGGGTCACCACGGGCACCCTCAAACTGATCGTGCCTGAAAAACTGTTTTGA
- a CDS encoding nuclear transport factor 2 family protein yields the protein MNNTKKDIHMDVEQRLQALETELGRLSAMEEIRQLKARYLNACDRQDPGAVRDCFAEGEVIIDMSYFGHCANRDEFVDGIFIPRGCHDYVLDMHHCANPEIAIVDAERATGVWSLNYRNINTNDQTVTMISALYHDEYRRVDGLWKIARSRTEYRTALHLLYEPGSLQLQTAARTLMG from the coding sequence GTGAATAACACGAAGAAGGACATTCATATGGATGTTGAGCAGCGATTACAGGCGCTGGAAACTGAACTTGGGCGATTGTCGGCCATGGAAGAGATTCGCCAGTTGAAGGCTCGTTACCTGAATGCCTGTGATCGTCAGGACCCGGGGGCGGTCCGTGACTGCTTTGCCGAGGGCGAAGTCATTATTGATATGTCTTATTTTGGTCATTGTGCGAACCGGGATGAGTTTGTCGATGGCATTTTCATCCCTCGGGGCTGCCATGATTATGTGCTGGATATGCATCACTGCGCCAACCCGGAGATCGCTATTGTCGATGCCGAGCGTGCCACCGGCGTGTGGTCATTGAACTACCGTAATATCAATACCAACGACCAGACAGTGACCATGATTTCCGCGTTGTATCACGATGAGTACCGACGTGTAGATGGCCTCTGGAAAATTGCACGATCGCGCACCGAGTATCGCACAGCGCTACATTTGTTGTATGAGCCGGGAAGCCTGCAGTTGCAAACTGCTGCGCGCACCTTGATGGGCTGA
- a CDS encoding S9 family peptidase, whose product MSIRMRILGIVCLLPLVVGGCATPPAEEQVALIERSQLFGNPSRFQGRLSPDGTLMSFRAPLDGVMNIWVAPVGDFEAAKPVTRDTGRGVPSHFWALDSVHLLYIQDRDGDENWHMYRVNVGTGEMADLTPYDGVRAVNLGQSERHPGKIVIGMNDRDPRWHDAYLVDLASAERTLLAENEGFISLLVDNNLEVRGALAPTDEGGATVLRRSGDEWLPVLDIPVEDYRTSSVLGFDADNKHIYMLDSRNRDKAALVRVDFATGKTRPIAHSDQADIGSVLMDPRTHKPVAVGVRVHELKWTALDPAFEADFAALAEQAIGDAEILATTLDASRWIIYQSRADGSPVYAVYDRSTRALDTMFVTNPDLEGLPLSPAHNVTIPSRDGLDLVSYLTVPRGVQVDAEGMPSQPGPMVLLVHGGPWARDMAGYSGEVQFLANRGYAVLQVNYRGSSGFGKAFINAGDKQWAANMHNDLVDAVAWAVDAGVADPDSVAIMGTSYGGYATLVGLTFTPELFACGVDVVGPSNLETLIASIPPYWTSFVRSLINALGDPDTEEGLALLKDRSPVNRVDQIRRPLLIGQGANDPRVKQAESDQIVEAMQASNIPVTYALYPDEGHGFQKPENTISFYALADGFLSQCLGGRHQPIGDDLQGSSLQVLEGVEGVPGLAEALEAAERR is encoded by the coding sequence ATGAGTATCAGAATGAGAATCCTGGGCATTGTGTGTTTATTACCTCTGGTAGTGGGCGGCTGTGCGACCCCTCCCGCAGAGGAGCAAGTGGCGCTGATCGAGCGCTCTCAACTGTTCGGTAATCCCAGTCGGTTTCAGGGCCGCCTCAGCCCAGACGGGACGCTGATGAGCTTCCGCGCACCGCTGGACGGTGTCATGAATATCTGGGTGGCCCCCGTGGGGGATTTCGAGGCCGCCAAACCTGTCACGCGCGATACTGGACGAGGGGTGCCCAGTCATTTCTGGGCCCTGGACAGTGTGCATCTGCTGTATATACAGGATCGCGACGGCGACGAAAACTGGCATATGTACCGGGTGAACGTGGGAACTGGTGAAATGGCCGACCTGACCCCCTATGACGGTGTGCGAGCGGTTAACCTTGGCCAGAGCGAGCGTCATCCAGGCAAAATCGTCATCGGCATGAACGACCGCGACCCCCGCTGGCACGATGCCTACCTTGTTGACCTGGCGTCCGCCGAGCGCACGTTGCTGGCAGAGAACGAGGGCTTTATCAGCCTGTTGGTTGACAATAATCTTGAAGTGCGCGGCGCTCTGGCGCCCACTGACGAGGGTGGCGCGACCGTACTGAGGCGTTCGGGCGATGAATGGTTGCCGGTACTCGATATACCGGTGGAAGATTACCGCACCAGCTCGGTGCTGGGTTTTGATGCCGACAACAAGCACATCTACATGCTGGACAGCCGCAATCGGGACAAGGCGGCGCTGGTCCGTGTTGATTTTGCCACGGGTAAGACTCGCCCGATCGCACACTCCGACCAGGCTGATATCGGCTCCGTGCTGATGGATCCGCGGACCCACAAACCCGTGGCAGTCGGTGTGCGTGTGCATGAGCTCAAGTGGACAGCGCTTGATCCTGCCTTCGAAGCGGATTTCGCTGCGCTGGCAGAACAGGCCATAGGCGATGCGGAAATACTGGCGACGACGCTCGATGCCAGTCGCTGGATCATCTATCAGTCCCGGGCCGATGGTTCGCCGGTATATGCGGTATATGACCGGTCTACCCGAGCCCTGGATACCATGTTTGTGACCAACCCGGATCTAGAGGGGTTGCCGCTGTCTCCTGCGCACAATGTGACCATTCCCTCCCGCGACGGCCTCGACCTGGTGTCGTACCTGACCGTACCACGCGGAGTTCAGGTGGATGCAGAGGGGATGCCTAGTCAGCCGGGCCCGATGGTGTTGTTGGTTCATGGCGGCCCCTGGGCCCGGGATATGGCCGGTTACTCCGGTGAGGTGCAATTCCTCGCCAATCGCGGCTATGCCGTATTGCAAGTGAATTACCGGGGGTCTTCTGGGTTTGGCAAAGCGTTCATCAATGCTGGCGACAAGCAGTGGGCGGCCAACATGCACAATGACCTGGTAGATGCGGTAGCCTGGGCTGTAGATGCTGGCGTCGCCGACCCCGACAGTGTTGCCATCATGGGCACCAGCTATGGTGGTTATGCCACGCTGGTAGGACTGACCTTCACCCCGGAGCTGTTCGCTTGTGGTGTCGATGTGGTCGGTCCCTCCAATCTTGAAACGCTGATTGCTTCAATCCCGCCGTACTGGACTTCCTTCGTCCGGTCCCTGATTAACGCGCTCGGTGATCCGGATACCGAGGAAGGCCTGGCTTTGCTCAAGGATCGCTCCCCGGTGAACCGGGTGGATCAGATCCGTCGCCCTCTGCTGATCGGGCAGGGCGCCAATGATCCCAGGGTCAAGCAGGCTGAGTCAGATCAGATCGTCGAGGCCATGCAGGCGAGCAACATTCCGGTGACCTATGCCTTGTATCCCGATGAGGGGCATGGCTTCCAGAAGCCAGAAAATACCATCTCCTTTTACGCACTGGCCGATGGTTTTCTGAGTCAGTGCCTGGGGGGGCGACACCAACCGATTGGCGATGATCTCCAGGGATCCAGCCTGCAGGTACTCGAAGGTGTCGAGGGAGTGCCCGGGCTGGCCGAGGCTCTGGAGGCCGCTGAACGGCGCTAG
- a CDS encoding phospholipase D family protein, producing the protein MRLALVTHTILLAVVAILLTACASVPYDYPRSTTTYVPGSDATVLGTAGERWKATHGDKGGFVGMASGVDALGARLRLFELAEETVDAQYFILKKDRAGVLFVNELLLAADRGVRVRLLVDDIFSPGVDHAFSVIAAHPNVEVRLFNPLPRQTFKYLGYLTQFERANRRMHNKSFTVDGAFSIVGGRNIGEEYFEIDQDTRFDDYEVLMIGDIVEQVQQGFDVFWNSELAVPIEAFGIDVSQNELDEWRSGALREVHEEAKALYEGALDSRLLQRLNSGELNPVVAEAALYTDTPDKLLTKVGDRDQAVLALELGRRFREASDELFIVTPYYIPQDYGMKLVEDLLARGVTVKLVTNSLASTNHVPVHGAYKYYRRKLLEMGVEIYEIKVDAVDGPNEWGYQPGKLTLHSKATAIDRDSIFIGSLNFDPRSILINTEMGIFIESSEAGSGFTLQLEDELSRISWRVELDDDDKLRWTYDHEGVQEVVYKEPQAGWWRRFQAGFYGLLPIEDQL; encoded by the coding sequence ATGCGCCTGGCGTTGGTGACCCACACTATCTTACTGGCGGTTGTCGCGATATTGCTAACAGCGTGTGCGTCGGTGCCCTATGACTACCCCCGCTCAACCACGACCTATGTGCCGGGTTCGGACGCCACGGTACTGGGCACGGCCGGGGAGCGCTGGAAGGCAACCCACGGCGACAAGGGTGGTTTTGTCGGTATGGCATCGGGCGTGGATGCCCTCGGCGCCCGCCTGCGCCTGTTCGAGCTGGCCGAAGAAACGGTCGATGCGCAGTATTTCATTCTCAAAAAGGACCGGGCGGGCGTCCTGTTCGTCAATGAACTGCTGCTGGCCGCTGACCGGGGTGTTCGGGTGCGGTTGCTGGTGGACGACATCTTCTCGCCGGGTGTGGACCACGCCTTTTCAGTGATCGCTGCCCATCCCAACGTCGAGGTGCGCCTATTCAACCCGCTGCCCCGCCAGACCTTCAAGTATCTCGGCTACCTCACGCAGTTTGAGCGCGCGAACCGGCGTATGCATAACAAGTCGTTCACGGTGGATGGTGCCTTCAGTATTGTCGGCGGGCGCAATATCGGCGAGGAATACTTCGAGATCGATCAGGACACACGTTTTGATGACTACGAAGTGCTGATGATTGGTGACATCGTTGAGCAGGTGCAGCAGGGATTCGACGTGTTCTGGAACAGTGAGCTGGCGGTACCCATCGAGGCGTTTGGGATTGATGTATCTCAGAACGAGCTGGACGAATGGCGCTCGGGTGCCTTGCGAGAAGTGCATGAGGAGGCGAAAGCGCTCTACGAGGGCGCCCTGGACAGTCGGCTGTTGCAGCGTCTGAACAGTGGCGAACTAAACCCGGTGGTTGCTGAAGCCGCCCTTTATACGGACACCCCTGACAAGCTGTTAACCAAGGTGGGGGATCGCGACCAGGCGGTGTTGGCCCTCGAGCTGGGGCGCCGCTTCCGCGAGGCCTCTGATGAGCTATTCATCGTCACGCCGTATTACATCCCCCAGGACTACGGCATGAAACTCGTAGAGGATCTGTTGGCGCGGGGAGTCACGGTCAAGTTGGTCACCAACTCGCTCGCCTCCACGAACCATGTGCCTGTTCATGGTGCTTACAAGTACTACCGGCGCAAGTTGTTGGAAATGGGAGTGGAGATCTACGAAATTAAGGTCGATGCCGTCGATGGCCCTAATGAATGGGGGTATCAGCCCGGCAAGCTGACCCTGCATTCCAAGGCGACGGCCATTGATCGAGACAGTATTTTCATTGGCTCATTGAACTTTGATCCGCGATCTATCCTGATCAATACCGAGATGGGGATTTTCATTGAGTCCAGCGAAGCCGGGAGTGGATTCACCCTGCAGCTCGAGGATGAACTCAGCCGCATCAGTTGGCGGGTCGAGCTCGATGATGACGACAAGCTGCGCTGGACCTACGATCACGAGGGGGTTCAAGAGGTGGTTTACAAGGAACCCCAGGCCGGCTGGTGGCGGCGATTTCAAGCCGGATTCTACGGTTTGCTGCCGATCGAAGATCAGCTCTGA
- a CDS encoding rhodanese-like domain-containing protein codes for MDTSIEEVAAAAFRQFLEEHHPLLIDVRSYEEHIAGNLGGDHIPLAELAEAADDLLESGKPVLVYCQSGIRSRSAVAMLRQHGLTKAMSLAGGYTGQSTAD; via the coding sequence ATTGATACGAGCATTGAGGAAGTCGCTGCCGCGGCTTTCAGGCAATTCCTTGAAGAGCATCACCCGCTGCTTATTGACGTCCGCTCTTATGAGGAACACATTGCGGGCAATCTGGGTGGAGACCACATACCGCTGGCAGAACTCGCTGAGGCAGCAGATGATTTGCTGGAGAGCGGCAAACCGGTATTGGTGTATTGCCAATCTGGCATTCGCAGCCGCTCTGCGGTGGCGATGCTGCGCCAACATGGACTGACCAAGGCCATGTCGTTGGCGGGCGGCTATACCGGCCAGTCAACCGCTGATTGA
- the thiE gene encoding thiamine phosphate synthase, whose amino-acid sequence MAELYQVTTHAYHPVTDRPTVLCIGGVDSAGLAGLHMDARSCEALDIHAAAAVTATTAQNNDGLFAVNPVNADVLESQIDAAMALSPRVIKIGMLASAEQIEMLGHKLPQLGLPVVLDTVLATSSEGAEADLTGRAKTLAKLLPLATVVTPNLPEAGALTAAGNNPDQAAAALREAGATWVVVKGGHSDADPIVDTCVGPDHHFQLAQPRLDTPHLRGTGCALASLIAAAMARGYEVRDALVIARMALHQAIERAGPVNGQRGCPRPMGFPNGNWPGYRDDKLPSALNFPSCVSEEQPQLGLYPIVDRAVWLQQLLPLGVTTIQLRIKDLHGDALSDEIAEAVRIARDHHCRLFINDYWQLAVEHQAYGVHLGQEDLESADLKAIAAAGLRLGVSNHCHYELARGLALRPSYIAVGPTYATQTKDMPWVPHGLDGLQYWTEALADFPLVAIAGIKDHNIGQVSATGVSGVAMITAITDADDPESVTRDLMARMANGVHASHG is encoded by the coding sequence ATGGCTGAGCTGTACCAGGTTACCACCCACGCCTACCACCCCGTCACTGATCGTCCCACGGTGCTGTGCATTGGCGGCGTGGACTCGGCTGGCCTGGCGGGGCTGCACATGGACGCACGCAGTTGCGAGGCACTGGACATTCATGCCGCCGCGGCGGTCACCGCCACCACAGCGCAGAATAACGACGGGCTGTTCGCCGTGAATCCGGTAAATGCCGACGTACTCGAATCGCAGATCGATGCGGCGATGGCCCTGTCGCCCCGCGTAATTAAAATCGGCATGCTCGCCAGTGCTGAGCAGATCGAGATGCTCGGGCACAAGCTGCCGCAGCTGGGGCTGCCGGTCGTACTGGACACCGTTCTTGCGACATCCAGTGAGGGCGCCGAGGCAGACCTTACGGGCCGAGCCAAGACGCTGGCGAAACTACTTCCACTGGCCACAGTTGTAACACCAAATCTGCCTGAAGCTGGCGCTCTCACCGCCGCGGGCAACAACCCCGATCAGGCCGCAGCGGCGCTGCGTGAGGCTGGCGCGACATGGGTTGTGGTCAAAGGCGGGCACAGCGATGCCGACCCGATTGTCGATACCTGTGTCGGGCCGGATCATCATTTCCAGCTCGCCCAGCCCCGGCTGGACACGCCCCATCTGCGAGGAACCGGCTGCGCCCTTGCGAGCTTGATCGCGGCGGCGATGGCCCGCGGCTACGAGGTCCGCGATGCGCTGGTGATCGCCCGCATGGCGCTGCATCAGGCCATCGAACGCGCAGGTCCCGTCAATGGTCAACGAGGCTGCCCAAGGCCAATGGGATTCCCCAACGGAAACTGGCCGGGCTATCGGGACGATAAGCTTCCCTCAGCCCTGAACTTCCCTTCCTGTGTCAGCGAAGAGCAGCCCCAGCTTGGTCTGTATCCCATTGTCGATCGCGCCGTCTGGCTACAGCAACTTTTGCCCCTGGGCGTGACCACCATTCAACTGCGCATCAAAGACCTGCACGGCGATGCCTTGTCGGATGAAATTGCCGAAGCCGTGCGCATCGCCCGCGACCATCACTGTCGCCTGTTTATCAACGATTACTGGCAGCTAGCCGTTGAACACCAGGCCTACGGCGTTCACCTGGGCCAGGAGGACCTGGAAAGCGCCGACCTGAAGGCTATTGCTGCGGCCGGCCTGCGCCTGGGTGTGAGCAATCACTGCCACTACGAACTCGCCCGGGGATTGGCGCTGCGCCCCTCCTATATCGCCGTGGGCCCCACCTATGCCACCCAGACCAAGGACATGCCCTGGGTACCCCACGGGCTGGACGGACTGCAATACTGGACCGAGGCCCTGGCGGACTTTCCACTGGTCGCCATCGCCGGCATCAAGGATCACAACATTGGCCAGGTGTCCGCCACCGGTGTTTCGGGCGTTGCCATGATTACCGCAATCACCGATGCAGACGACCCGGAATCCGTCACCCGCGACCTGATGGCGCGGATGGCCAATGGTGTACATGCCAGCCATGGATGA
- a CDS encoding thiazole synthase codes for MWNLADQQIESRLFIGSAMYPSPKIMADAIRASRADVVTVSLRRQAQQASAQNIFWETIKETGLHVLPNTAGCHSVKEAVTTSQMARELFDTNWIKLEVIGDEYSLQPDPFALLEATRELIAQGFEVFPYCTDDLVLCEKLVDAGCRILMPWGAPIGTGKGLINPYALKQLRQRMPDITLVVDAGIGAPSHAAQAMELGYDAVLLNTAIARSPDPVTMARGFGAAVEAGRCAYEAGIMPEKDLAQPSTPTLGTPFWQQNG; via the coding sequence ATGTGGAATCTCGCTGACCAACAGATCGAGAGCCGCCTGTTCATCGGCTCTGCCATGTATCCCTCGCCAAAGATTATGGCCGACGCCATTCGCGCTTCACGCGCAGATGTTGTCACCGTCTCCCTGCGGCGTCAGGCCCAGCAGGCCAGTGCCCAGAACATTTTCTGGGAAACCATTAAAGAAACCGGCCTGCACGTGCTGCCCAACACCGCCGGCTGCCACTCAGTCAAGGAAGCGGTGACCACCTCGCAAATGGCGCGTGAGCTGTTTGACACCAACTGGATAAAGCTGGAAGTCATCGGTGATGAATACAGCCTGCAGCCGGACCCTTTCGCACTGCTGGAAGCCACCCGCGAGTTGATTGCCCAGGGCTTTGAGGTGTTCCCGTACTGCACCGATGACCTGGTGCTGTGCGAAAAGCTCGTAGACGCAGGTTGCCGCATACTGATGCCCTGGGGCGCTCCGATTGGCACCGGCAAGGGGCTCATCAACCCCTACGCGCTTAAGCAGCTGCGCCAGCGTATGCCCGATATCACGCTGGTGGTTGACGCGGGAATTGGTGCCCCCTCCCACGCGGCCCAGGCCATGGAGCTGGGCTATGACGCGGTACTGCTCAATACGGCGATTGCACGCTCACCCGACCCGGTGACCATGGCGCGAGGCTTTGGGGCCGCCGTCGAAGCCGGTCGCTGTGCCTATGAAGCGGGCATCATGCCGGAGAAAGACCTGGCCCAGCCCAGTACCCCCACGCTGGGCACGCCCTTCTGGCAGCAAAATGGCTGA
- the thiS gene encoding sulfur carrier protein ThiS gives MSTIQIQINGEARQVSGPQPLSELLAQLPDLPANFAVAVNENFVPRPAYPDTTIEAGDQLELLVPMQGG, from the coding sequence ATGAGTACGATTCAGATACAGATTAATGGCGAAGCACGCCAGGTCAGCGGCCCGCAGCCCCTCAGCGAGCTCCTGGCGCAGCTGCCCGACCTGCCCGCCAACTTTGCCGTAGCAGTCAACGAGAACTTTGTACCTCGCCCCGCCTATCCCGACACCACCATCGAAGCCGGAGACCAGCTCGAGTTGCTGGTTCCCATGCAAGGGGGCTGA